Proteins co-encoded in one Candidatus Methylomirabilota bacterium genomic window:
- a CDS encoding FAD-dependent oxidoreductase has product MPAPRHVIVCGAGVVGASVAYFLTRRGVAVTVVERTAVACAASGKSGGFLALDWCDGTPVEPLARASFALHATMAKEIARDWGYRRMDTFMLAAREKGAPAGGHRVPAPGWIDGPAVVAGTLGSSETTAQVHPAQFTAALMDEAQAGGAMLRIGAVERVIARDGAASGVVIDGRALEADAVVLAAGPWTGRIEGLRLPRVSGLKGYSVTLDVAGVPAHALFMDYRLADGRALEPEIIPRPDGTVYVCGMADRQPLPESAEGVEVSAAGCAILAGAAGRVAASLAAAPISRRQACYRPVVDDGLPMIGPVPGVRGAYVATGHGPWGMLNAPATGLALTELIVDGAARSVDLRPFYPDRLPAARP; this is encoded by the coding sequence CTACTTCCTGACCCGGCGGGGAGTCGCGGTCACGGTGGTGGAGCGCACGGCGGTGGCCTGCGCGGCGTCGGGCAAGTCGGGCGGCTTCCTCGCGCTGGACTGGTGCGACGGCACCCCGGTCGAGCCGCTCGCGCGGGCCAGCTTCGCGCTGCACGCGACGATGGCGAAGGAGATCGCGCGCGACTGGGGCTACCGGCGGATGGACACCTTCATGCTGGCCGCGCGCGAAAAGGGCGCGCCGGCCGGCGGCCATCGCGTGCCCGCGCCGGGCTGGATCGACGGCCCCGCCGTCGTGGCCGGCACGCTCGGCTCGTCCGAGACCACCGCGCAGGTACACCCGGCGCAGTTCACCGCCGCGCTGATGGACGAGGCACAGGCCGGCGGCGCGATGCTTCGCATCGGCGCGGTGGAGCGCGTGATCGCGCGCGACGGCGCGGCGAGCGGCGTCGTCATCGACGGCCGGGCGCTCGAGGCGGACGCGGTGGTGCTGGCCGCCGGACCATGGACGGGACGCATCGAGGGGCTGCGCCTGCCGCGCGTCTCCGGGCTCAAGGGCTACAGCGTCACCCTCGACGTCGCCGGCGTGCCCGCGCACGCGCTGTTCATGGACTACCGCCTGGCCGACGGCCGCGCCCTCGAGCCGGAGATCATCCCGCGGCCCGACGGCACCGTGTACGTGTGCGGGATGGCCGATCGCCAGCCGCTCCCCGAATCCGCCGAGGGCGTCGAGGTGAGCGCGGCCGGCTGCGCGATCCTCGCCGGCGCGGCCGGCCGCGTCGCCGCCTCGCTCGCCGCCGCGCCGATCAGCCGCCGGCAGGCCTGCTATCGCCCGGTGGTGGACGACGGCCTGCCCATGATCGGCCCGGTCCCGGGCGTCCGCGGCGCGTACGTGGCCACGGGCCACGGCCCGTGGGGCATGCTCAATGCCCCGGCCACCGGCCTCGCCCTGACCGAGCTGATCGTCGACGGCGCGGCCCGCTCGGTCGACCTGCGGCCGTTCTACCCGGATCGACTGCCGGCTGCACGCCCGTGA